The following are encoded in a window of Marinitoga sp. 1197 genomic DNA:
- a CDS encoding tRNA1(Val) (adenine(37)-N6)-methyltransferase, with product MKIEIETLFKELSLKSPNKFHSPTHGTTFLLEIAKLLKTEKVILEFGSGIGSISIALAKIYNNIKVTGFEIQKEPYIYSVDNLKKNFLESRVNFINDDIYNITKYVKRESVDCIITNPPHYSEKSLKSPYNDRKTARTFNEKNLEKFFYAAYYALKNKKRMIFVYHPTYFVTFLNMAQKYRFSLQEIYIAYGNKNKTAQLIGGVLRKNGGENLKINPPVFLKNSNE from the coding sequence ATGAAAATAGAGATTGAAACCCTTTTTAAAGAATTAAGTCTTAAATCTCCAAATAAATTTCATTCACCAACACATGGAACAACATTTCTTTTAGAAATAGCAAAATTGTTGAAAACAGAAAAAGTGATATTAGAATTTGGATCAGGAATAGGGAGTATTTCGATTGCATTGGCTAAAATCTATAATAATATAAAAGTAACAGGTTTTGAGATTCAAAAAGAACCATATATTTATTCTGTGGATAATTTAAAGAAAAATTTTTTGGAAAGTAGAGTAAATTTCATAAATGACGATATATACAATATTACAAAATATGTAAAAAGAGAGTCTGTGGATTGTATTATTACAAATCCACCCCATTACTCAGAAAAATCATTAAAAAGCCCATATAATGATAGAAAAACAGCAAGAACTTTTAATGAAAAAAATCTTGAAAAGTTTTTTTATGCAGCATATTATGCTTTGAAAAATAAAAAAAGAATGATTTTTGTATATCATCCCACATATTTTGTAACCTTTTTAAATATGGCTCAAAAATACAGATTTTCATTACAGGAAATATATATTGCATATGGAAATAAAAATAAAACTGCGCAATTAATAGGTGGGGTATTAAGAAAAAATGGGGGAGAAAATTTAAAAATAAATCCACCAGTATTTTTAAAAAATAGCAATGAATAA
- the tmk gene encoding dTMP kinase, producing MLITFEGIESSGKSTLSKKLAEYFKLKKYNVIWNREPGGTELGEKIRELLLGDYNICHISEALLFAASRAQLVEELIKPNMEKIIILDRFVDSSIVYQGYARELGWKEVFEINKHALDGIIPDLTIVVDISVETSFKRMKNKKKDRIEKENKAFFEKVRNGFLRLKNWFPERDIEIINGELDLNKEFDILLKIIKKYI from the coding sequence ATGTTAATAACTTTTGAAGGTATAGAAAGTTCTGGAAAATCTACTTTATCTAAAAAGTTAGCAGAATATTTTAAATTGAAAAAATATAATGTTATATGGAATAGAGAACCAGGTGGAACTGAGCTTGGCGAAAAGATCAGAGAGTTGTTATTGGGAGATTATAATATATGTCATATAAGTGAGGCATTGTTATTTGCAGCAAGTAGAGCACAATTGGTAGAGGAATTAATAAAACCAAATATGGAAAAAATTATTATTTTAGATAGATTCGTGGACTCATCTATAGTATATCAGGGATATGCCCGAGAATTAGGTTGGAAAGAAGTTTTCGAAATAAATAAACATGCATTAGATGGTATTATCCCGGATTTAACAATTGTTGTTGATATATCTGTTGAGACATCTTTTAAAAGAATGAAAAATAAGAAAAAAGATAGAATCGAAAAGGAAAATAAAGCTTTTTTTGAAAAGGTTAGAAATGGATTTTTAAGGTTAAAAAATTGGTTTCCCGAAAGAGATATTGAAATAATTAATGGCGAATTGGATTTGAATAAAGAATTTGATATATTATTGAAAATAATAAAAAAATACATATAA